The Macaca thibetana thibetana isolate TM-01 chromosome 11, ASM2454274v1, whole genome shotgun sequence genome window below encodes:
- the BLOC1S1 gene encoding biogenesis of lysosome-related organelles complex 1 subunit 1 isoform X2: MAPGSRGELSSFQSRRGPGVPSPQPDVTMLSRLLKEHQAKQNERKELQEKRRREAITAATCLTEALVDHLNVGVAQAYMNQRKLDHEVKTLQVQAAQFAKQTGQWIGMVENFNQALKEIGDVENWARSIELDMRTIATALEYVYKGQLQSAPS; this comes from the exons ATGGCCCCGGGGAGCCGAGGTGagctttccagcttccagagccGGAGGGGGCCCGGCGTACCCAGCCCCCAGCCCGACGTGACCATGCTGTCCCGCCTCCTAAAAGAACACCAGGCCAAGCAGAATGAACGAAAGGAGCTACAGG AGAAGAGGAGGCGAGAGGCTATCACTGCAGCGACCTGCCTGACAGAAGCTTTGGTGGATCACCTCAATGTGGG TGTGGCCCAGGCCTACATGAACCAGAGAAAGCTGGACCATGAGGTGAAGACCCTACAGGTCCAGGCTGCCCAATTTGCCAAGCAGACAGGCCAGTGGATCGGAATGGTGGAGAACTTCAACCAGGCACTCAAG GAAATTGGGGATGTGGAGAACTGGGCTCGGAGCATCGAGCTGGACATGCGCACCATTGCCACTGCTCTGGAATATGTCTACAAAGGGCAACTGCAATCTGCCCCTTCCTAG
- the BLOC1S1 gene encoding biogenesis of lysosome-related organelles complex 1 subunit 1 isoform X1 codes for MAPGSRGELSSFQSRRGPGVPSPQPDVTMLSRLLKEHQAKQNERKELQEKRRREAITAATCLTEALVDHLNVGVAQAYMNQRKLDHEVKTLQVQAAQFAKQTGQWIGMVENFNQALKGEGRSLTSLE; via the exons ATGGCCCCGGGGAGCCGAGGTGagctttccagcttccagagccGGAGGGGGCCCGGCGTACCCAGCCCCCAGCCCGACGTGACCATGCTGTCCCGCCTCCTAAAAGAACACCAGGCCAAGCAGAATGAACGAAAGGAGCTACAGG AGAAGAGGAGGCGAGAGGCTATCACTGCAGCGACCTGCCTGACAGAAGCTTTGGTGGATCACCTCAATGTGGG TGTGGCCCAGGCCTACATGAACCAGAGAAAGCTGGACCATGAGGTGAAGACCCTACAGGTCCAGGCTGCCCAATTTGCCAAGCAGACAGGCCAGTGGATCGGAATGGTGGAGAACTTCAACCAGGCACTCAAG ggggaaggaaggagtctGACAAGCCTTGAATAA